A single window of Lutzomyia longipalpis isolate SR_M1_2022 chromosome 1, ASM2433408v1 DNA harbors:
- the LOC129787921 gene encoding mutS protein homolog 4-like: MFPSSVVDTTIPPCNFFLQKIMNFVQQKSTNLPKHPPRSGKAFERNACEPSSVAGPSGMVQKFFQDSTTGFHQAEVPPPEARKTKKGIRVLGSGQSYGFNSDSHEPHVILVITEGRNNARGEIGMASVDMNCPTLTMSQFSDDLWYTGTVIKIQMLEPAEIVVPNTVYTEDSLVKDSTLIKVILKAFPNIKIKPILRKFFNDVDAMNKITELCSPHCESVKLALEGKYYALTAAGGLFRYLQTILYATFAPESLQIVYEAKYGAMMIDVETSKRLELVASLMPRKSKNGSLYQYLDKCQTNIGKRSLRARILAPLCDVKQIREFQEAVQELVENPALLDTLKSVLKKFRSVDKMQRLCFIIPQSDAVRAAELMISHVITVKSCLESLPQLNDILATLTNKSFESMRQGLEDPRHDGILQQIGKFISDGVQMECGQKQFIQRIHAVKEGCNVFLDITRKLYYCLLEDLKKLVTSIGQKYELSLQLAHNCTKGYHVVLITDPRKPLPEIPEEFEVLSRRGSKILLRNEELINMDLRIRNVINEILIISNQVLDELLQNIRKDMECFYMLAGVIVEIDLLQNFASLACVDGTVCPTFGADLKVIDGIHPFLEFGHSHIVPVPNNIIATSDYNFFLITGPNMGGKTVYIKMIAILQIMAQIGAFIPATEASFRICDKLFSRMGFDDTIQRGVSNFHHEVQQSEYIKKSITPNSLVIVDELGRSTNPHEGKIWAWAMCEELADLKGIYNDGNYFEKETDSASGSNENGGREVKKLHNIASPFVFLTTHFKELTKLPDYHYNMVNLYLEADEEASECGIVLKYTHKVKYGVTPLKAYGLALAKQVRFSRRVVPRAEEIFKKLESLRENPPLESLGNQVRSTREKSMENERKLYDLYANLASFFRPDTEKKSDEFIRKEIAKIMKKFIDDADPQFIVDLKSKPPPRALNASTTTTTTTTSRESNQQNSRISLNLETIREDLRSERTITSISNEFQAILNSSDQLRRTYTITTTPSPPPLSNESVRIEEIPRSAEKIEEIPKAEVRKPSSLINFNIRAPYRPRPKENLWEMLSSKHSPNSDAEKPLSGSSRCTSGKSSSIDHRGIDLFERDRRSSADFLFSTPGPSRKRPATEDAEPILNLSEDEDEIQTEYDRMFLSQLTSTQDNILQKAGSSEEFTGLDISSDKELPEKRIFTQTPFAKSQKTSRRELDDFFGDPVDNSNDPWVSEFANLTQQSVLEPRENTRERSKESSSNRGESSKTSTTSNRKETTKSSSGDLSEISSITPVEKPQFNFMEQYRENVIRRMQQQKGPLKPIRAVKQQKKSLVTKLPQTNYPEVWKQRQREIERFTSIAGPSNAHKSVEKEAEKPKERENFANDSSSSQMSVCTAKVPWFPDIGTLAEAQTPKEQPPREQPQKKERLVLDLAKLNQLKNSKL; the protein is encoded by the exons atgtttccttCATCCGTTGTTGACACAACAATTCCTccgtgcaatttttttttgcaaaaaataatgaattttgtcCAGCAAAAATCCACAAATCTTCCCAAACATCCTCCAAGAA GTGGAAAAGCCTTTGAAAGAAATGCTTGTGAACCTTCGAGTGTTGCTGGACCATCGGGAATGGTTCAGAAGTTCTTTCAGGACTCAACAACTGGCTTCCATCAAGCCGAAGTACCTCCCCCAGAGGCTAGAAAGACCAAGAAGGGTATCCGAGTGTTGGGCAGTGGTCAGAGCTATGGATTCAATTCGGATTCTCACGAGCCTCATGTTATTTTGG TGATCACAGAGGGCAGGAACAATGCCAGGGGGGAGATTGGAATGGCATCTGTGGACATGAATTGCCCAACGCTCACAATGTCTCAATTCAGCGATGATCTCTGGTACACGGGCACCGTGATAAAGATCCAAATGCTCGAACCTGCGGAGATTGTTGTCCCAAATACCGTTTACACAGAAGACAGCCTCGTGAAGGACTCCACACTCATAAAGGTCATCCTCAAAGCCTTCCCGAATATCAAAATAAAGCCCATTCTCCGGAAATTCTTCAATGATGTCGATGCCATGAATAAAATTACTGAACTCTGCTCCCCGCACTGTGAGAGTGTTAAGCTAGCCCTTGAGGGGAAGTACTACGCTTTGACAGCTGCCGGAGGACTCTTCCGGTACCTCCAGACAATTCTCTATGCCACCTTCGCGCCGGAGAGTCTTCAAATTGTCTACGAAGCTAAATATGGAGCAATGATGATTG ACGTGGAGACATCCAAGAGATTGGAACTTGTGGCTTCCCTGATGCCACGGAAGAGTAAGAATGGCTCGCTCTATCAGTATTTGGATAAATGTCAGACAAACATCGGCAAGAGATCCCTTCGAGCACGAATTCTCGCCCCATTGTGCGATGTTAAGCAAATCCGGGAATTTCAGGAAGCTGTCCAGGAATTGGTGGAAAATCCCGCCCTTCTGGACACACTAAAATCAGTCCTGAAGAAATTCCGCAGCGTTGACAAGATGCAGCGTCTCTGCTTTATTATTCCCCAAAGTGATGCCGTTCGGGCTGCTGAGCTAATGATCAGTCATGTAATCACGGTGAAGTCCTGCCTTGAATCCCTCCCGCAGCTCAATGATATCCTCGCCACGCTAACTAATAAAAGCTTCGAGTCAATGCGTCAGGGGCTGGAGGATCCACGCCACGACGGGATCTTGCagcaaattggaaaattcatttccgaCGGCGTTCAAATGGAATGTGGTCAGAAGCAATTTATTCAGCGAATTCACGCCGTCAAGGAGGGCTGCAATGTCTTCCTGGACATCACACGGAAGCTCTACTATTGCCTCCTTGAGGATCTCAAGAAACTCGTCACGTCCATTGGGCAAAAGTACGAACTTTCCCTACAACTTGCCCACAATTGCACCAAAGGCTACCACGTGGTGCTAATAACTGACCCAAGGAAGCCACTTCCGGAAATCCCAGAGGAATTTGAAGTTCTCTCCCGTCGTGGCAGTAAGATTCTCCTCCGGAATGAAGAGCTAATCAATATGGATTTGCGCATTCGCAATGTAATCAATGAGATTCTCATCATAAGCAATCAAGTTCTCGATGAACTCCTCCAGAATATCCGGAAGGACATGGAATGCTTCTACATGCTCGCTGGGGTGATTGTGGAGATTGATCTCCTGCAGAATTTTGCCTCCCTGGCATGCGTGGATGGGACTGTTTGCCCCACATTTGGAGCTGATCTCAAAGTAATCGATGGCATTCATCCATTCCTTGAATTTGGACACAGTCACATTGTCCCCGTGCCCAATAACATCATCGCCACATCCGATTACAATTTCTTCCTCATCACAGGCCCCAATATGGGCGGGAAAACCGTCTACATCAAAATGATTGCAATTCTGCAGATTATGGCCCAAATTGGGGCCTTCATTCCCGCCACGGAAGCTTCCTTTCGCATCTGCGACAAACTCTTCTCCCGCATGGGCTTTGACGATACAATTCAGCGGGGAGTTTCGAATTTTCATCACGAAGTTCAGCAATCAGAGTACATCAAGAAGAGCATTACGCCCAATAGTTTGGTCATTGTGGACGAGTTGGGACGCAGTACGAATCCACATGAag gAAAAATCTGGGCTTGGGCAATGTGTGAGGAACTTGCGGATCTCAAGGGAATCTACAatgatggaaattattttgagaagGAGACGGATTCCGCTTCTGGGTCAAATGAAAATGGCGGGAGGGAAGTGAAGAAGCTTCACAATATTGCTTCTCCCTTTGTCTTCCTCACCACGCACTTCAAGGAACTCACAAAACTCCCGGATTATCACTACAACATGGTTAATCTCTACTTGGAAGCTGATGAGGAAGCCTCAGAGTGTGGGATTGTCCTCAAATATACGCATAAAGTCAAATACGGCGTCACACCACTCAAAGCCTATGGCTTGGCTCTTGCCAAACAGGTTAGATTCTCCCGTAGAGTCGTCCCAAGGGCTGAAGAAATCTTCAAGAAGTTGGAGAGTCTTCGGGAAAATCCCCCATTGGAGTCTCTTGGTAATCAAGTCCGATCAACGCGTGAGAAAAGCatggaaaatgagagaaaactCTACGATCTCTATGCCAATTTGGCATCATTCTTCCGTCCGGATACTGAGAAGAAATCCGATGAATTTATCCGGAAGGAAATTGCGAAGATcatgaagaaattcattgatGACGCTGATCCTCAATTTATCGTTGATTTGAAATCAAAACCTCCTCCACGTGCTCTCAATGCTTCCaccacaacaacaacaacaacaacatctCGTGAGAGTAATCAGCAGAATTCGAGGATTTCCCTCAATTTGGAAACAATACGCGAAGATCTCCGTAGTGAGAGAACCATCACGAGCATTTCCAATGAATTCCAAGCAATTCTCAACAGTAGTGATCAACTACGTCGAACGTATACGATCACAACAACCCCATCGCCACCACCTTTGTCAAATGAATCCGTTCGCATTGAAGAAATTCCGCGATCTgcggagaaaattgaggagatCCCAAAAGCAGAAGTGAGAAAACCTTCCTCGTTGATTAACTTCAACATCCGTGCTCCCTATCGACCGCGCCCAAAGGAAAATCTCTGGGAAATGCTTTCGTCAAAGCATTCCCCAAACTCCGATGCTGAGAAGCCTCTTTCGGGGAGTAGTCGCTGCACTTCCGGAAAATCTTCTTCCATTGATCACAGAGGAATTGATCTCTTTGAGCGCGATCGAAGGAGCTCAGCGGACTTCCTCTTCAGCACCCCGGGGCCATCACGGAAACGTCCAGCAACGGAAGATGCTGAGcccattttgaatttgagTGAGGATGAAGATGAAATTCAAACGGAATACGATCGAATGTTCCTCTCACAGCTCACATCGACGCAGGATAATATTCTACAGAAGGCTGGTAGTAGTGAAGAATTCACAGGACTGGATATTTCATCTGATAAGGAGCTTCCGG aaaagagaattttcacccAGACTCCCTTCGCGAAATCCCAAAAAACTTCAAGAAGGGAACTTGATGACTTTTTTGGAGATCCCGTGGATAATTCCAATGATCCGTGGGTTAGTGAATTTGCCAATCTGACACAGCAGAGTGTGCTTGAACCACGAGAGAACACACGCGAAAGGAGCAAAGAAAGCAGCAGTAACAGAGGAGAATCAAGCAAAACTTCCACAACATCAAACAGGAAGGAAACAACAAAATCTTCTTCGGGGGATTTGTCAGAAATCTCATCAATCACCCCAGTTGAGAAgccacaatttaattttatggaaCAATATCGTGAGAATGTTATACGTAGAATGCAACAGCAAAAGGGTCCGCTAAAGCCCATTCGTGCAGTTAAGCAACAGAAGAAATCTCTCGTAACGAAACTCCCGCAAACAAACTATCCGGAAGTGTGGAAGCAGAGGCAGCGTGAAATTGAGCGTTTCACCAGCATTGCTGGGCCCAGTAATGCCCATAAATCTGTTGAAAAGGAAGCTGAAAAGCCCAAAGAacgagaaaattttgcaaatgattCGAGTAGTTCGCAAATGAGTGTCTGCACTGCTAAAGTTCCGTGGTTTCCGGACATTGGGACACTTGCTGAGGCTCAAACACCAAAGGAACAGCCCCCGAGGGAGCAGCCACAGAAGAAGGAACGTCTTGTGTTGGATCTTGCTAAacttaatcaattaaaaaattcaaaactctga